tcctcatgctggggTGACCTGCCAACCATGAAACTATTTTCactgctacctcataactgtaattttgctaccgttatgaatcgcagtgtaaatatctgaaatgcaGGATACTCGATATGTAACATTAAGAGAgtcacaacccacagattgaaCACCGCTGCTCTAGAGATTCTGGCCTGAGCATGGGTGAGATGGTCTGGACACAGGTAAGAGGCAATCGCCAGCTATGCCCATTCTGGCTGCTTCGTGAATAATTAGTTTTTCCTAGGCCCGGCTGCCTGCAGGACCCTCTTCTCAAATGCTCCCCAGGTATCACGAATTCAGCTCACCCTAAACAGAGTTCCCTCCCCTCCCAGATCTCCAGCCCAGCACTGTTACGCTGTAATCCCTACCTACCCAGTATTCTGCAGACCATGCAACatgcaacatgcacacacacacacgcacatgcacacacacacacacacacacaccatcactacAGCCAGTTAACGGTTCTTCAGCTCTCATTTCTGCCTTCAGGGTGGTATCCCACCTAGATCACTCAGGGTAGCTGGCCAGGGCCCATTGTATAGAAGGGGCTCtgagaaggagtgaggcatcgcTCATGAGAGTCTGACTGACTGGCCTCCTGCTGGGTCTTGGCCAACTTCTCTCTCCTTTCAGCCCCATTGCCACACTATCTCAGAGCAGTCTTTGAAAGCACACAACCATGTCCTTTCCCTGACAGACCATTCACAGCTCCCCAGGGCCTACACAGACATAAACCAGTGGCCTACAGACATGTTTTCTTTGGCTCACATCGTGTTTGGGGTTTTTATTTAAATCTTGAATTAGTTAGCATATTTTACATCAAAGTCCAGCTTTCTCACTCTTCCAAAGACACTAGGAAAGCTCCTACAGTTCCCAGGTTTCATTTCTCTGGGGCGGCACTCGGCCCCTCTTGGAAAAGCTGTGTCCTCTGTCATTTGCCATGGTCACACTACTCCCTCTGTGTCCCTCACACAAATGACCCATCTGGCCCAGTGACACTAAAAGTTTTCAGccactggggtttttttttttgttttgttttgttttttgggttttttgttttttgttttttgttttttgtttttttttttggagctggggactgaacccagggccttgcgtttgctaggcaagtgctctaccactgagctaaatccccaaccctcagccaCTGGGTTTGAAGACAAATACATCACATTTAGAAGCATGAGCTGAGGCTGACGGAGTAAGGAAATGACAGTGAAGTTTAAAAGTCAGATCATAGCCactgtgtgtctgtccatctgtcagtctgtctgtcaggGTTTGGTCTTACTGAAGCTTGACTTCAAACGAGAATATCTCCTGCCTCTGtattccaagtgctgggagtattggcttcttttttttttttttttttttttttttggttctttttttcggagctggggaccgaacccagggccttgagcttcctaggcaagcgctctaccactgagctaaatccccaaccccgagtattGGCTTCTTAGAAAGCTATTAGGTGTGATGAAGCAGGGGAGGGATAGGATTGGGTTTATATTTTTAGCTGAGACCTTCTCGACAAGGGGACCAGATGTGGACAAAGAATCCAGTGAGGAACCTGGACAGACTGAGTTGTCCCCCGTGGAGTGTCTCCTAAGCCTGAGTCTGTTCTCTCTGTTTCAGAACCAGACAACTGTCTTGAACTCAAACATGGCTGTGAGGGTAGATGGTCAGTCCTAAAGACCCAGCCTGGCCTCACCTGCTTCAGAGGGACTCCAGCCCCCTGTGATCCCTCTGCTCCCCACAGGATGGGAGCCTGGGCACTGGAGGCCCGGTCATGAGGGACCGATGCTCCTCTCCAAAGGCCATTCCTGCACCCCCAAGGCATATCCTGGACCAAAGCCTAGGCATGGACTCCAGACACAGCAGCTCGAGTGGGGCTGGGGAAGGGGCCTCCTGTGCTGAGAAGCCTGTTGGGAGCTTAGCCTGCAGCCCTCTCCCAGAGACAGTGAGGGCACATGGAGCCTTGACCTCAGAAGCCTCTGAAACAACTTTGTTTGGGAAACCGGAGCCCATGTCCTCAGTAGAAGCTCCCTCAGCCGCAGAGGTCAGAAATCCTTCGTCCTCGGAGAAAATGGATTCCAACTCCTTGAAGCAGGAAGATTCTACTTCCTCAAGAAAAGAAGGGGCTGGGTCCTTGAGAAAGGAGGAGTCCATGCTGGTGGGAAAGACAGAGCCTCTGATCTGTGGAAAAGGGGCATCTGAGACCGGGGTAAGGGTGGAATGCTCAGCTCCAAAGAAGGAGGAGTCTGGGTCCTTGGGAACAGTAGACACGGCATGTTCCAGCAAAGTGGATATAGTGCCCCCAGGAGGGGAAAATGCTGGGTCTTTAAGAAAGGTAGAGACTATAGCCTCAGGCAAAATGGATCCAAGAAAGGAGAACCTCATGTATTCCAGAAGAGAGTACCCTGAATCCACAGGAGAGGGAGATCTTGTGTCTCCGAGGGGAAACGACATGAAACCCCCAGATAAGGCAGACCCTGGGTTCTCTGGAGAGCTACCCCCAGGATCATCAGGCAAGACAAAACACGTATCCTCAGTCGCCGTTGCTCCCGTGACCTCTGAAAATGTGAACCCTGCATCCTCGGGGATAACAGATCCTGTAGCTTCGGGGGATACAGAAACGTTGTCCTCAGGCAAAGGGGACCCCCGGTTTCTTGGGAAGAAAGAGCCTGTCTCCACAGGAGAGAGTGGGCCTGTGTCTGTGAGAATGGCAGAACCAGTGTCTGCGGGACAGCCGGAAGGTATGGTTCCAGCAAAGAAAGATCCTACATCTGCTAACAGCACAGGACCTTCAGGCAGAGTGGACTCTGTTTCCTTAAGAAATTCGGAACTTGTGTCCCCAGTGAAACCAGAACACTTGTCTTCTGGGCAGGCAGAACGTGTGTCCTTGGTAAAAACAGAGACCTTATTCTCAGGAAAAGAAGATCCAAGGTCTTCTGGAAGGGTGGAAACGACTGTCACAGGAAAcataaaaacatttcaaaagGGCAATCCTGAGTCTTCAGGAAAAACAGATCCTGTGTCTTCTTTTAGTTCAGGAGATGCCGGGTCTCTGGGGACATTGGGGTCCCTGTCTGCTGCAAAAACTGAAACAGTGACTGAGGGAAAAGGAGACCCACAGTCCTTGGAGAAGGCAAGTCCCACAGCCTCAGAAAAGGCTGATCCCCTGGCTTTATGCAAGGAGAGCTCTGCAAGCCAGGGAAAGGCAGAAACTGTTCCCTCTGGAGAAGTGGGCTCCACGACTTTAGGGAAAACGGCCTCAACGAGTTCAGGAAAAACGGCTTTGGTGTCCCCAGGGAAGGTGGATCTCACCGCCTCAGAAAGAGCCGAAGGCGTTCCAGAGCTGAGAGCCCCAGAGAAAGGGAATCCTGGGAACTCCACACGGGTAGACACCACAGAGCCAAAATCTGGGGTCAAAGTGGTGACCCAGCTTCCAGGTGCCACATCCCCAGGAAAGGTGGAAGCTCCGTCTTTGCAAAAAGAGCAGCCACAACCGTCTGAGAAGACTGATCCCTCCGGAAAAGTCGACCCCACGGCGTCTGTGGAGCCTGTGTCCCTGGGGAAGGCTGACTCTGCATCTACATCTCCATCTCCTAGAAAAGCAGAGTCTCAGACTTCAGCAAAGACTGTCCCTCAGGCTCCAGACAAGGCCACGTCCGCTTTCAGGCAATCAGATGGTACACCCTACAGCTCAGCCCAGCCCCGGAGAGATACCAGGAGCATCGGGGCCCTGCCAGAGCCGGAACCCTCTGCCAGCACCAGCCAGAAAGACCTAGCCGCAGTGGCAGCTCAGAAGAGCCCCAGCGCGGAGGGTGCAGCGCCCCCGCCAGGGCCACGGACTCGCGACAACTTCACCAAGGCGCCGTCGTGGGACGCGGGAGCGCCACCGCCGCGCGAGGACGCGGGCACGCAGGCTGGCGCGCAGGCCTGCGTCTCGGTGGCGGTGAGCCCCATGTCTCCGCAGGACGGCGCGGTCGGCCCGGCCTTCAGCTTCCAGGCGGCGACGCGCGCGCCCAGCCCCGCGCCCAGGCCGCCATCGCGCCGGGACGCGGGCCTGCAAGTGTCGCTGGGAGCCGCCGAGACGCGCTCGGTGGCCACGGGGCCCATGACTCCGCAGGCCGCAGCGCCGCCCGCCGCGCCTCCCGTCTTCCCCGAGGTGCGGGTGCGGCCAGGCTCGGTGTTGGCCGCCGCCATGGCGCCCCAGGAGGCTGCCGAACCGGTGCGCGACGTGAGCTGGGACGAGAAGGGCATGACGTGGGAAGTGTACGGTGCCTCCATGGAGGTGGAGGTGCTGGGCATGGCCATCCAGAAGCATTTGGAGCGTCAGATCGAGGAGCACGGCCGCCAAGGGGCGCCGGCGCCGCCGCCCGCCGTCCGTGCGGGCCCAGGCCGTGCAGGCTCTGTGCGCACCGCGCCAGCCGAGGGCGCCGCTAAGCGCCCGCCAGGCCTCTTCCGCGCGCTGCTGCAGAGTGTGCGCCGGCCGCGGTGCTGCTCGCGGGCGGGACCCACAGCCGAGTGATCTGTTCCCGTTTTTGTAGGCCCGGGTTTCCAACCTTCTCAGGCTCCCATTCTTGATGTCTGGCCCTTGAAAGCTATGTCCCACCCCTAAGTGCGTCACGCCTCCGAGGAGTGAGCAGCCTTTAGGGACTTCTTTCCaatccctcctttctttcccaaaCACTGACAAAACCACCCTTATCCAGTCCCTTTGTGGCCACGAGCCCACACACCCAGCCCTGACAACTCCACCCTGGTGCCCTCACAGCCTTTCGCTCCACTCTCGCGGGAACTACTGGGAGAGCACAGGGACCTGCTCCCACCCTTCCACCCTAGAGTTGAGGCAGGCTCCTGAGACGGCCAGACTGGTGCTTTGAGGCTTCCAGTGGGCCATGTCCCCAGAATGGGGAAAGACTGCATGCAGATCTTTAAGTGTTCTTTCACGTGTGCCAGAATTGATATAAGGCCACCAgaaaggcaggctctgaataggagtctcgggggagggaggggggcagtgagtcTCTGAGCAGTGAGGGGTCTCCACATGGTGCTGGCCCCATGGCCAGGGCATCTGTTGCATGCTGTTGGTAATCTTACCCCCATCCCTGTCTCTCCCTACCTAGCCCAGTGCCCTAGCCCTATTTCCTCCCCCTACCCAGTCACTATGCACAGTTCCCATAGAGGCCAAAGGCTAGGAGTGCCCTGGGACTCAACAGAGGATAGTCATGGAAAGGCCAGAGGGTCTTAGACAGGACTGAAGGTCATTGTAAGGCTCATAGAAGGTCTCAGGCCATCGATCACCTGGGTGACAGCTGGTCTTGGGTATTGGGAACAAGATGGAGGGCCCATTTGACATTCACAGCTGTCTTTTAAAGGTTCCTCTCTTATCCCTCTCCCCACACCACCCACAATGCTGTGAGACCCACATTCCTTGTAACCACTGAGTGTCCTGGTCCGTAAGCCTCTAGCCTCAGTTTTTGGCTACTAACTGTCACAGTATACATTGGTAATAAAACCTTTCCCCAACTCTCGTCTATGATCGAAAGTAGGAAGCAAAGCAAGGCATATATTATATTTAGGGGAGGGCAGACGGTACGGTTTGAGCTTGAAGAATGAGGGTCTCCATCACAGATCTGTGGTGTCCAGGCCAGGGTTGGTGAAGGACAGCTCCCTCTGCTGCTGTCCACTTGTGCCTGCTGACCTTCCTGAGAGCGCTGCAGTCAGGGGCTCTGAGTCAGACTCAGGAGGGTTGTGTGGAAGATCCTTCCTCTGCAGAGACAAGGAGGGAAGGGTAAAGATGGGGCTCTTGCCCCAGACCCTAGGACAGCTGATGGCTCCTCAGCTGGGGTTTCTCTGAGGCTCACTCTGCTGTGTCCCAGAGGCAGAAGTGGCCAAGGGTGGTATACAGGTGGCGTGGCCCTAGGGGGTCATCTGTGGCCTTTGCCTAACCCCAACAACACAGTGTTTTGGCATTCTGCCCAGTCATAGGCCAAAAAGCAACTTTGTCACAGTTCCAGCCGCCTGTACCCTAAAGTAGGCCAGGTGTTGGGCAAGGTCCCTCCATTCCCTGGCATAGCCGTGGAGCCCCTGCTGAGAGAGGTGGAGACTGCTCAGCCGTTCTTGTGGATGTCCATGGTACAATACGGATCCTGCTTGAATCTGGCATCTTCCATCTATTCTAGAAATGTCACCCACGGTTACACCTGCACCTGATCACGGCACTCACACATCTCTGCTGTCCGTCCTCTTGCCCTTCCCTTGTGACATTAGACACACAGCCCACCATCCCCACATTCCTCCTCACAGATGCACCTTCCTGTGAGAGAGCTAGGTGAGTCCACAGCAGTGACTGTGCCCCTTCTCCACAGGGTCAGAGTCCTGAGCCACCCCTACCTTTCCCCAGATACTATAAGGGCTTTTTCCAACCCGGAAATGTCGCTATCCCTGGTAAACAGTGGAGTACCCGCAAGCCCTGAGGGGTTAGTCGTTCCGTTGGTACAGACCCTGAACCCAAAGCAGCTGGTATAGCACTAAATAGTGTAATCTCTACCAAAGCCCAGAGACCTGACTCCACTTTTGCCCTGCAGGTTGCCTCAAGCCTTCAGCCTCTGAGCATCTGCACCCATGCTACTTGGTCGGCAAGGGGGCTTGGGTGGTCTCTGGGTTGCTCACAACGTTAACAGAGCCCTTATAGGTCGTGCCACTCAGGGATTGCTAGAAGAACCTCTCTCTGTCCCCCAGCCAGTCTGTCACACTCCTCTAACTCCTCTCTCAGAAGCCCTGTTctttcccagctcaaagggcagTCAGGAACCTCTAACTCTACTCTTGGGGATAGGAGGCCCACATTGCCCTTCTCTGGGCCCTGACATTTTTTGCCTCAGTTGTGTCAAAGAGATTCACTAgggtttggggggttttgttttattttgcctcTAACCATCTTCACACGGAGATGAGCCACACAGGGCCTGACTGGCTGCCCATGATCCCCATTCCTGAGAGCCAATCTAGAGGAGGTCTCTATGTCAGTCTTTGTATTATGATACATCTGGGCTCTTGTATGAGCCCAAAAGAAGCTTCCATTAGCCTGATCCATCCAAGAGATGAGTCCTCTaagcaggcagtggtggtgcacacctttaatcccagtattcgggaggcaaaggcaggcagaccttggaatttcaggccagcctggtctacagagagaattccaggacagccagagccacacagagaaactgtctcaaaaaaaatttaaaagaaaaaaagaaagaaagaaggaaggaaggaaggaaggaaggaaggaaggaaggaaggaaggaaggaaggagaggcctcaagaaaaaataaagatggtgACCTGAGAGTTGGCGGGTCCTGTGGGGTGAAGGGCCCAAAGAATAGGGTGCTGTGACAGTACAAACACCACTTCTTTCCAAGAAGGGAATTATTGCAGCTGATGGAGCCCAAAGCCATCACTTCCTGTGAGAGGAGGGGGAGCGCTCTAGAGAGACCCTCACTGAGTCCGTGAGTCTCCATTCCTCCTATACATTGAGGTTGCCTGGAGAGTCAGGCAAGCCAACACACCTCAAGAGGCCGAGACAGGAGACTTGAAACTTTGAGATTGGGCTAGGCTACAGAGTAAGGCCCCATCACAAAACAGAACcccccaaaacaaagcaaaagcccCATCAAGAAGCTGGAGTCCCCTGGAGAGCTTTGAGAGCATGCCCTTGCCTGATCTACCCTAGGCCATCTTTTACGACTCCTCAGGCATTTCTAAAAAAGGGCTCAAGTTGTGTGCGTGTGACCCATCTACCAACCATCTAACCAACTAACCTAGTTAATGAATAGTGGCGCTGTCGTTTGGTTATTTATCgagcttccttcctctccttggcTACCTTTGCTTGCGTCCAGACTTCTTTCCCACCTAATCTACCAGCGTTTGTACAGAGGTCCTGGCTACATGTGTTGGGCCAGGGCTTTTCCTTCCCTTGTTCTGTTGCTGCTGCCTGACCCCCAGAGGCTCAGCAAGTGCTCTATCATGACACTACACGCGCGCTGTGGCTTAATCCCCATGCCAGCCTTGCAGagcctgtggtttttgttttgttttttttgtttttgttttttgtttttttgtttttgttttttcttttcttttctttttttcggagctggggaccaaacccagggccttgcgcttgctaggctaccactgagctaaatccccaaccccagagcctGTGTTTTGATGATCATTTCCAGATGAAGAGAACTGAGAGCGAAAAGCAAGCAACCCACTAAGGTGGGACACATTACAGTGGGACAGTGTTGGGCCTCACTCACCCTGAATCCCACATCTCCTGAGAAGAGTCTCAGCTCAGAAGCCCCAGGTACCAACCCATCCCACATCTTGCCTTGAATTCCTTACTGTCCGTGTCCAAGTCCACAGAGTTCTCGTCTAGGGAATTGAGGCTATAGAAAGAATGGTTGGATTTAGATTGTTAGCAAGCTGATCCAGCCCTCCCAGTCTGTGGCCttgccaccaccatcaccaccatcaccatcaaccTTATCACCATCAGCAGCAtcagcaccatcaccaccatcctcctcctcacCACCTCTGTCTCCTCCACAAACCTCTAATCTGGTAGTGAGAGATACAACTCACCTGTGATAGTCCAAGTCACTGGAGGAGTGGCACTCCAATCCCAGGTCCTTGGTGGGGAGGTCCAGCATGGGGTTGGCCCTAGGGAGAAAGTTTGGTCAAGCAACCATGACCCTCAGCCATCTTACAAggtttcttgttcccctttgacCCCTGCTCACCGATCAGTGTTGTACACGTTAGTCCCTGGGATAGCAGCAGCTGGGGTCATCGTCTCTATTGGTGTCTTCCGGGCCTCTTTGCCAGCCTTCATAGCTCGAAGCTTCCGGTGGTAGCTGTTGAGCAGGGAGGAAGTCACATTTGCAACATACTGGCCCAGTGCCTAGTGGGGGCCCCCTCAATGGTGGCTTCACAAGGATCCTGGCTGGTGATAATTTTAGTTGCATTTTGTAGGGAGTGGAAACCGAAAGCCAAGGGAATGTGTTGCCAAAAGACACGAGGGCCGCCAGAAGTCATAGCCAGAGTAAAACTCGGGAAGCTACCAACTGTGTTCTGGCATGAGGAAATGGTAACAGTTTGGGGGGCCCAGCATTTCTACCCCAAATCCATGGAGGAATCTAGCACAAAGCCCATTCTGCAGGTTAGGGGTCTAGAGGTTTGACCCTAAGTTCTTTCTATCCAGCCCACACACACTGGGCACTGGGGCCAAGAAAGAGCTAGAGGAACAGGGAGAAATGCAAGCTGTACCTCTTCCGAAAACACACGAGGGCCGTGATCATGATCACAAGGACCAGCACCAAAGACACCACCAGTCCTATGATGACGTTGGTGAGCAGTTGTGTCTGATTAAATTCCTGGgtctcctgggagctctggagaagagggaaggagaggacgCTGTGGGAGccgcacccctcccccacctgtgacctctgggggcagggggagggtacactcaccaccaccaccagtccCAGTTGCAGCAGCTGCCTCAATGCATCCTGGTCTTTCCGGATCATCCTGCCACAGAACCCTGCTTAGACCCAAGAGTCACTGACCTCCCCCGGAAGCCTCTTGTCCTGATTTCCCCTGCCCACCCTCCCAGACCACCCCAACTCACACATTCAGCTCGGTAAGAGTCAGGGCTGACCCATTGGAGAAGACAAAGTAAGCGTCCATGTAGGAGTTGACTCGGGCCCTGGAATAGACAAACAGCAGCCCATGAACACCGCAAGCCTCTCTAAGTACTGTTGCTTCCCTCAGCCCGGCCACTGGGCCTGAGGACACTCACCGAGCCATAGAGTCTATGTTCTGGATTGTCACAACGTACACAGAGGTCCTGGTCGCCTGGATAAGGGCCCTAGAGAGAATGCAGGTATCACAGATCACATGGGTCACAATCACCCGGATTGTAGCCAGGGCTGTGCAGCGGAATCAGGAGTTGTGTGGATGGGAAGGGTGTGCCTTGCTGACACCTCTACACACATCAGAAATGGCATTCTTTCTCCCGGCCCTGGTTTGGGATACAGGCACAGGATCAAAGGTGGGGACAAGGTCAAGTATGGGTCAGGGACAGGGTAGAGAGGAATTTCATCTAGTTCTTTGAGACCAGCCCCTTAGACCCCATTCTTCCAACGGCCCAGCCTTGTACTCCCCAGACCTACGCCTTAATCTCCTCCATATTGGCACCAACATCCTCCCTGCTGGTGGAGAACTGCAGCCTCACTCGGTAGCTCTGGTCCACAGTGAAGAGCTAGGGCAGAAggggtgggcagaggagacaTCAGAAACATGGGGCAACCACAAGATCACCAACAGCACATGTTTCCCAGAACACGCAGGCACTGTTATAGCACACGCACCATGTGATGTACACTGTACACACACGTtagaagcatgtgtgtgtatgtatatgtatgtgtgtatctgtgtatgtgtctatgtgtgtgtttatgtgtatctgtgtgtgtatgtgtatgtatgtgtgtatctgtgtatgtgtctatgtgtgtgtttatgtgtatcagtgtgtgtatgtgtatgtatgtgtgtatctgtgcatgtgtctatgtgtgtgtttatgtgtatctgtgtatgtgtgtgtgagtctgtgtctgagtttgtttctctgtgtgtgtctgtatgtgtttgtatatctctgagtgtgtatctctgtgtgtgtctgtgtgtatctctgtgtatccctgtgtgtgcgtctgtatgtgtatctgtgtttgtgtatatctgtgtgtctgccggtacgtctgtatgtgtctgtgtgtgtctgtgtccctgtgtctgtgtatatgtctatgtgtgtctgtgtgtgtctgtatgtctgagtttgtctctctgtatgtgtctgtgtgtgtttgtatatctgtgtgtgtgtctgtgtatgtgtgtatctctgtgtgtgtctgtatgtgtatctgtgtttgtgtatatctctgAGTGTCTGTACAtctggatgtgtctgtgtgtaggtacatgtgtgtctctgtgtgtgtctgtgtctgtatgtatgtacatgtgtgtctgtatgtgtctctgtgtgtgtgcatgtgtgtgtgtgatttatgaTTTGTTTTAAGGCCAGATCTTGCTATagagccaaggctggcctcaaattcaagcTCCTTCTGCTTTTGTTCCCAAACAACAGGGTTACAGGTTCATCTGACTGTAACAATTATCCTGGATAAAACTTCAGTAgaacaggcctttaatcccagcacttggtagacagagacaagtggatctctgtgagttcaaggccagccttttcTACATAGGGGCTCCAGgctagccaaagctacatagtgagaacctgtcttaaaactacaaaatacaaaaacaaacaaaaaccagaaacacGGGCTAGCCAAGAACAGCAGGCACCAGAGGCAGGGAACGGCACTCACATTCAGAGTGGTCTGTGTTTCGAGGGCAGGATCCATAGCGGGCTGGTCCTGGGCCTGGACTGTCACCTGG
This genomic interval from Rattus norvegicus strain BN/NHsdMcwi chromosome 17, GRCr8, whole genome shotgun sequence contains the following:
- the Gprin1 gene encoding G protein-regulated inducer of neurite outgrowth 1, with translation MRDRCSSPKAIPAPPRHILDQSLGMDSRHSSSSGAGEGASCAEKPVGSLACSPLPETVRAHGALTSEASETTLFGKPEPMSSVEAPSAAEVRNPSSSEKMDSNSLKQEDSTSSRKEGAGSLRKEESMLVGKTEPLICGKGASETGVRVECSAPKKEESGSLGTVDTACSSKVDIVPPGGENAGSLRKVETIASGKMDPRKENLMYSRREYPESTGEGDLVSPRGNDMKPPDKADPGFSGELPPGSSGKTKHVSSVAVAPVTSENVNPASSGITDPVASGDTETLSSGKGDPRFLGKKEPVSTGESGPVSVRMAEPVSAGQPEGMVPAKKDPTSANSTGPSGRVDSVSLRNSELVSPVKPEHLSSGQAERVSLVKTETLFSGKEDPRSSGRVETTVTGNIKTFQKGNPESSGKTDPVSSFSSGDAGSLGTLGSLSAAKTETVTEGKGDPQSLEKASPTASEKADPLALCKESSASQGKAETVPSGEVGSTTLGKTASTSSGKTALVSPGKVDLTASERAEGVPELRAPEKGNPGNSTRVDTTEPKSGVKVVTQLPGATSPGKVEAPSLQKEQPQPSEKTDPSGKVDPTASVEPVSLGKADSASTSPSPRKAESQTSAKTVPQAPDKATSAFRQSDGTPYSSAQPRRDTRSIGALPEPEPSASTSQKDLAAVAAQKSPSAEGAAPPPGPRTRDNFTKAPSWDAGAPPPREDAGTQAGAQACVSVAVSPMSPQDGAVGPAFSFQAATRAPSPAPRPPSRRDAGLQVSLGAAETRSVATGPMTPQAAAPPAAPPVFPEVRVRPGSVLAAAMAPQEAAEPVRDVSWDEKGMTWEVYGASMEVEVLGMAIQKHLERQIEEHGRQGAPAPPPAVRAGPGRAGSVRTAPAEGAAKRPPGLFRALLQSVRRPRCCSRAGPTAE